A DNA window from Comamonas sp. 26 contains the following coding sequences:
- a CDS encoding histone deacetylase family protein: MTVGKTGYFTHRDCWLHEMGPGHPECPARLDAIEDRLLITGVGDALARYEAPLASLAEVELAHDPMHIAALQGLTDRLEQELAAGGPEYRQLDTDTSINRYTFKAALRSAGATLAATDAVIAGDLENAFCSVRPPGHHATRNQAMGFCFFNNVAVGVKYALDRHHLKRVAVIDFDVHHGNGTEDILAGDDRVLMCGIFQHPFYPFSGDKEPAANMLNVPVAAYTKGMDIREIVEMMWIPRLEAFKPEMIFISAGFDAHREDDMGQLGMTENDFTWITMRIKDIARRFSKGRIVSCLEGGYVMDPLARSVEAHLRVLADI, encoded by the coding sequence ATGACTGTGGGCAAGACAGGTTATTTCACCCATCGGGACTGCTGGTTGCACGAGATGGGTCCAGGCCATCCTGAATGCCCTGCGCGGCTTGACGCGATAGAAGACCGATTACTCATCACCGGTGTAGGCGACGCGCTGGCGCGCTACGAGGCACCTCTGGCCTCTCTGGCCGAGGTGGAACTGGCGCATGACCCCATGCACATCGCCGCCCTGCAGGGCTTGACCGACAGGCTGGAGCAGGAGCTGGCCGCAGGAGGGCCTGAGTACCGCCAGCTCGATACCGACACCTCCATCAATCGCTACACCTTCAAGGCTGCGCTGCGCTCTGCGGGTGCGACGCTGGCGGCGACCGATGCGGTGATTGCGGGCGATCTGGAAAATGCTTTTTGTTCCGTACGCCCGCCGGGTCACCATGCCACACGCAACCAGGCCATGGGCTTTTGTTTTTTCAACAACGTGGCCGTGGGCGTGAAGTACGCGCTGGATCGCCATCACCTCAAACGCGTGGCAGTGATTGACTTTGATGTGCACCACGGCAACGGCACCGAAGACATTCTGGCGGGCGATGACCGCGTGCTGATGTGCGGCATCTTTCAGCATCCGTTCTACCCGTTCAGCGGCGACAAGGAACCGGCCGCCAATATGCTGAACGTGCCCGTGGCGGCCTATACCAAGGGCATGGATATCCGCGAGATCGTCGAGATGATGTGGATTCCGCGCCTTGAAGCCTTCAAGCCCGAAATGATCTTCATCAGTGCAGGCTTTGATGCCCACCGCGAAGACGATATGGGCCAACTGGGCATGACGGAAAACGACTTCACCTGGATCACCATGCGCATCAAGGACATTGCCCGGCGCTTTTCCAAGGGACGCATCGTCTCCTGCCTTGAAGGCGGCTATGTGATGGACCCACTGGCGCGCAGTGTGGAAGCGCATCTGCGCGTGCTGGCCGATATCTAG
- a CDS encoding MoxR family ATPase → MHAQNTINALLSQLNTVMEGKPDQVREGVACLLAGGHLLIEDVPGVGKTTLAHALAHSFGLQFSRVQFTADLMPSDLTGVSIYDRGREAFVFHRGPVFAQVLLADEINRASPKTQSALLEAMEERQVTTEGKTHSLPAPFFVIATQNPLDQLGTFPLPESQLDRFLMRISLGYPSRDAERKLLTGNGRRSAADALQPVITQEQLQRLQTAALAVHVSDALLNYVQDLIAATRNGQWFAQGLSPRAGIALLRAAKTIALMEGRDYVAPDDVQAILPQVIAHRLVPVGHAGRGAVEQVRAMMQAVPLS, encoded by the coding sequence ATGCATGCACAGAACACAATTAATGCGCTTTTGAGTCAGCTTAACACGGTGATGGAGGGTAAACCGGATCAGGTCAGAGAAGGCGTGGCATGCCTGCTGGCGGGCGGTCACTTGCTGATTGAAGACGTTCCCGGCGTCGGGAAAACCACGCTGGCCCACGCTCTGGCGCACAGTTTTGGCCTGCAATTTTCACGCGTGCAGTTCACCGCCGACCTCATGCCCAGCGACCTTACCGGCGTCTCCATTTACGACCGTGGACGAGAGGCTTTTGTCTTCCACCGCGGCCCGGTGTTTGCACAAGTGCTGCTAGCCGACGAAATCAATCGCGCCAGCCCCAAGACCCAGAGCGCACTGCTTGAAGCCATGGAAGAGCGCCAGGTCACCACCGAGGGCAAGACCCACAGCCTGCCCGCACCGTTTTTTGTGATTGCGACGCAAAACCCGCTGGATCAACTGGGCACCTTCCCCTTGCCTGAAAGCCAGCTGGACCGCTTCCTTATGCGCATCAGTCTGGGCTACCCCTCACGCGACGCCGAGCGCAAACTGCTGACGGGTAACGGTCGCCGCTCTGCCGCTGATGCGCTGCAGCCCGTCATCACTCAAGAGCAGTTGCAGCGACTGCAAACGGCCGCATTGGCTGTGCATGTCAGCGATGCGCTGCTGAACTATGTGCAAGACCTGATTGCCGCCACGCGCAACGGTCAATGGTTTGCACAAGGCCTATCGCCACGCGCAGGCATTGCGCTACTGCGCGCCGCCAAAACCATCGCCTTGATGGAAGGCCGCGACTATGTGGCGCCTGATGATGTGCAAGCCATCTTGCCGCAGGTGATTGCCCACCGGCTGGTGCCAGTAGGCCATGCTGGCCGGGGCGCGGTGGAGCAGGTGCGCGCCATGATGCAGGCCGTTCCGCTGTCTTGA
- a CDS encoding electron transfer flavoprotein subunit beta/FixA family protein, with amino-acid sequence MKVLVPVKRVVDYNVKVRVKSDGTGVDIANVKMSMNPFDEIAVEEAVRLKEKGLVTEVIVVSCGVAQCQETLRTAMAIGADRGILVETDVDLQPLAVAKLLKALVDKEQPGLVILGKQAIDGDNNQTGQMLAALTDLPQATFASKVEVAGDKVSVSREVDGGLETLSLSIPAIITTDLRLNEPRYVTLPNIMKAKKKQLDTFKPEDLGVDVAPRLKTLKVAEPAKRGAGVKVADVAALVDKLKNEAKVI; translated from the coding sequence ATGAAGGTATTGGTCCCTGTCAAGCGCGTGGTGGACTACAACGTGAAGGTCCGCGTCAAATCGGACGGCACGGGTGTAGACATCGCCAACGTCAAGATGAGCATGAACCCCTTTGACGAAATCGCCGTCGAAGAAGCCGTGCGCCTCAAAGAAAAAGGCCTGGTGACCGAGGTCATCGTCGTCTCCTGCGGCGTGGCTCAGTGCCAGGAAACTCTGCGCACCGCCATGGCCATCGGTGCTGATCGCGGCATTCTGGTGGAAACCGATGTGGACCTGCAGCCTCTGGCCGTCGCCAAGCTGCTCAAGGCCCTGGTCGACAAGGAGCAGCCCGGTCTCGTGATTCTGGGCAAGCAAGCCATTGATGGCGACAACAACCAGACTGGCCAGATGCTGGCGGCGCTGACCGATCTGCCCCAGGCCACGTTCGCCTCCAAGGTCGAAGTCGCTGGTGACAAGGTCAGCGTCAGCCGTGAAGTGGACGGTGGCCTGGAGACTCTGTCTCTGTCCATCCCCGCCATCATCACCACCGACCTGCGCCTGAACGAGCCCCGCTACGTCACTTTGCCCAACATCATGAAGGCCAAGAAAAAGCAGCTGGATACCTTCAAGCCTGAAGACCTGGGCGTGGACGTTGCTCCCCGCCTCAAGACCCTGAAGGTGGCAGAGCCCGCAAAGCGCGGCGCTGGCGTCAAGGTGGCCGATGTGGCGGCCCTGGTCGACAAGCTCAAGAACGAAGCCAAAGTGATCTAA
- a CDS encoding branched-chain amino acid ABC transporter substrate-binding protein yields the protein MNKLRRDVLKYLQLPLLCAPLGAVGAAFAASQKQALPPIKLALVESLSGPFANTGEAVFRNLLWATERVNARGGVRLPDGNHTLVIERFDSKGQNEEALSALRAAIDNGARIIMQGNSSATAAALLDAIEKHNSRDPSRRVLYLNYSAVDPALTNERCSFWHFRFDAHADMRMAALMEVIKDDKVVHSAYLIGQDYSFGQAVLREARRQLAAQRPDVRIVGDELHPVGRVKDFAPYAVKIKQSGAQAVITGNWGNDLMLLVKAAREAGYEGRFYTFYGNALGAPAALGDAGVGKVLAVADWLPNVPTAQSRAFYQSFRQRFPDPRDDYVHMRMQLMIEALAQSLEKAGSTDTVAVARAMEQAQVQLAGRSGSMRAADHQFQQSLVVGMMERQGSAGVDFDVEGSGYGFNVVREIAPAKAEMPSQCQMKRF from the coding sequence ATGAATAAATTGCGTCGTGATGTCTTGAAATATCTGCAGTTGCCACTACTATGCGCGCCGTTAGGGGCAGTGGGTGCTGCTTTTGCCGCTTCTCAAAAGCAGGCGTTGCCGCCCATCAAGCTGGCGCTGGTGGAGAGTCTTTCTGGCCCGTTTGCGAATACGGGAGAAGCCGTGTTTCGCAACCTGCTGTGGGCGACCGAGCGCGTGAATGCGCGCGGCGGCGTGCGCCTGCCGGATGGCAATCACACACTGGTGATTGAACGCTTTGACAGCAAGGGCCAGAACGAGGAAGCGCTGTCGGCCCTGCGCGCAGCCATAGACAACGGTGCGCGCATCATCATGCAGGGCAATTCATCGGCCACTGCGGCGGCGCTGCTTGATGCGATTGAAAAGCACAACAGCCGTGACCCGTCGCGCCGTGTGCTGTATCTGAACTATTCGGCGGTAGACCCGGCGCTGACCAATGAGCGCTGCAGCTTCTGGCATTTCCGCTTTGATGCCCATGCCGACATGCGCATGGCGGCGCTGATGGAGGTCATCAAGGACGATAAGGTGGTGCACAGCGCCTATCTGATCGGACAGGACTACAGCTTTGGTCAGGCCGTGCTGCGCGAGGCCAGACGCCAGCTGGCGGCGCAGCGGCCCGATGTGCGTATCGTGGGCGATGAGCTGCACCCTGTGGGGCGGGTCAAAGACTTTGCGCCCTATGCCGTCAAGATCAAGCAAAGCGGTGCGCAGGCCGTGATTACGGGTAACTGGGGCAATGACTTGATGCTGCTGGTCAAGGCGGCCCGAGAGGCGGGCTACGAAGGGCGCTTTTATACCTTCTACGGCAATGCGCTGGGCGCACCGGCGGCGCTGGGCGATGCGGGCGTGGGCAAGGTGCTGGCTGTGGCGGACTGGCTGCCCAATGTGCCAACGGCCCAGAGCCGGGCGTTTTACCAGTCCTTCCGTCAGCGCTTTCCGGATCCGCGAGACGACTATGTGCACATGCGCATGCAGCTGATGATCGAGGCGCTGGCCCAGAGTCTGGAAAAAGCCGGCAGCACCGACACTGTGGCCGTGGCCCGCGCCATGGAGCAGGCCCAGGTGCAGCTCGCGGGCCGCTCAGGCAGCATGCGAGCGGCAGACCACCAGTTTCAGCAATCGCTGGTGGTGGGCATGATGGAAAGGCAGGGCAGCGCTGGCGTGGACTTTGATGTCGAAGGCTCGGGCTACGGCTTCAATGTGGTGCGCGAGATTGCGCCCGCCAAGGCCGAGATGCCCAGTCAGTGCCAGATGAAGCGGTTTTGA
- the mltB gene encoding lytic murein transglycosylase B yields MSINPMSSKRFNAKTLSALALCLLTASAMAAPAKKTLKKAAPIAAVAAASVAYASRDDAMQLAADIASRRDLPADWVRAQLSEARNLPVVTRLMTPAGKTFVKNWTVYRSRFIDPVRIRAGVQFWQANRQALARAEQQFGVPAEIIVGIIGVETIYGRNMGNFRVMDALATLTLDFPQSHPRAQARTDYFRGELEQVLVTANRTGSDPFALRGSYAGAMGLGQFMPSSWDKYAVDFDGDGRIDLFNSATDAIGSVANYFIGHGWKPGLPTAFTVDMRAQGENLATLLAPDINPTFTATQMAERNVRVLGAESYERPLALIELKNGSSGPTEYIAGTENFYAITRYNWSAFYALSVIELGREVHEAYLSNQTAKN; encoded by the coding sequence ATGAGCATCAACCCAATGAGCAGCAAGCGCTTCAACGCAAAAACACTGAGCGCTTTGGCCTTGTGCCTGCTGACGGCCAGCGCCATGGCCGCACCTGCAAAAAAGACGCTCAAGAAAGCCGCACCGATTGCTGCCGTAGCGGCAGCCTCCGTGGCCTATGCCAGCCGTGATGACGCCATGCAACTGGCCGCTGACATTGCCAGCCGCCGCGACCTGCCCGCCGACTGGGTGCGTGCGCAGCTGAGCGAAGCGCGCAACCTGCCCGTGGTCACACGCCTGATGACACCCGCTGGCAAGACCTTTGTGAAGAACTGGACGGTGTACCGCAGCCGCTTCATCGACCCCGTGCGCATTCGCGCTGGCGTGCAGTTCTGGCAGGCCAACCGCCAGGCGCTCGCGCGTGCTGAGCAGCAGTTTGGCGTGCCCGCCGAAATCATCGTCGGCATCATCGGTGTAGAAACCATTTACGGCCGCAACATGGGCAACTTCCGCGTGATGGATGCGCTGGCCACACTGACGCTGGACTTCCCGCAATCTCACCCGCGCGCACAGGCCCGCACCGATTACTTCCGCGGCGAGCTGGAGCAGGTTCTGGTCACCGCCAACCGCACAGGCTCTGACCCGTTTGCACTGCGCGGCAGCTACGCCGGGGCCATGGGTCTGGGCCAGTTCATGCCCAGCAGCTGGGACAAATATGCCGTCGATTTTGATGGCGATGGCCGCATCGACCTGTTCAACAGCGCGACCGACGCGATTGGCTCCGTGGCCAACTACTTCATCGGCCACGGCTGGAAGCCCGGCCTGCCCACGGCCTTCACCGTAGACATGCGCGCTCAGGGCGAGAACCTCGCCACCCTGCTGGCCCCCGACATCAACCCGACCTTCACCGCCACGCAAATGGCCGAGCGCAATGTGCGCGTGCTGGGCGCTGAAAGCTATGAGCGCCCTCTCGCGCTGATCGAGCTGAAAAACGGCAGCTCGGGCCCCACCGAATACATTGCGGGCACGGAGAACTTCTACGCCATCACGCGCTACAACTGGTCGGCGTTCTATGCGCTGTCCGTGATCGAGCTGGGCCGCGAAGTGCATGAGGCCTATCTCAGCAATCAGACTGCCAAAAATTAA
- a CDS encoding DUF3488 and transglutaminase-like domain-containing protein yields the protein MTRFKTLNQSANNHWLQQLSALPRDARDTLFLLAVIAWILLPQIQQMPWWTSAFAAALLLWRARLALTGAALPSRWVLAGALALAIGATWATHKTIVGRDAGVTLVVMLLALKTLELRARRDAMVVFFLGFFVLLSNFFYSQSLPIAVAMVLGLMGLLTALVNAHMTAGKPPLMQALRTAGWLALWGAPVMVALFLFFPRMAPLWGVPSDDMAGRSGLSENMRVGEVASLAMDDSVALRIRFETPGEKEPPGNTLYFRGPVLSQFDGRNWQADTMAEAMTAPQLRVRGEPIRYQMLIEPSKRRWLTLLDAVKTEPQTPPGASIGRTRMTSSLQWLTWRPITDVLRVDAQSYLDFSYGPLQATPELQRYLQLPPGSNPRTQTLGEQLRAQLGADADTGTLIATALQRLKTGGYTYTLEPGVVDSVHTADDFWFDSKQGFCEHIASAFAVLMRGMGVPARIVTGYQGGDRNSVDNYWTVRNSDAHAWTEVWIAGQGWSRVDPTGAVSPGRVGQFQRLSAPRGALASAMGNFVDSGTLEKLRALWEAVNGRWNQWVINYTQSRQLNLLQNLGFESPSWTDLLRLLAGSLSALALLWLVWARFTRPQRDGWSQLMHTAQQRLQRAGIQSNASDSARSLACRVQKQWSANSPLAATLSDWLLDMERLRYAAPSQSDETTLKTLRQRWQTIKRQSWPTIPKNSEELKT from the coding sequence ATGACTCGTTTTAAAACCCTCAACCAGTCTGCAAACAACCACTGGCTCCAGCAACTCTCAGCCCTGCCCCGCGATGCGCGGGACACTTTGTTTTTGCTGGCCGTCATCGCATGGATTTTGCTGCCGCAAATTCAGCAAATGCCTTGGTGGACCAGCGCCTTCGCTGCAGCCCTGCTGCTGTGGCGCGCACGCCTGGCTCTGACCGGCGCGGCGCTGCCGAGCCGCTGGGTGCTGGCAGGCGCGCTAGCCCTTGCGATTGGAGCCACCTGGGCCACGCACAAAACCATTGTGGGCCGCGATGCAGGCGTGACGCTGGTCGTCATGCTGCTGGCACTCAAAACCCTGGAGCTGCGCGCGCGGCGCGACGCCATGGTGGTTTTCTTTCTGGGCTTTTTTGTACTGCTCAGCAACTTCTTCTATTCACAGTCTCTGCCCATCGCCGTCGCCATGGTGCTGGGCCTGATGGGGCTGCTCACCGCACTGGTTAACGCGCACATGACGGCGGGCAAACCGCCTTTAATGCAGGCGCTGCGCACGGCTGGCTGGCTGGCGCTCTGGGGTGCGCCGGTCATGGTCGCGCTGTTTCTGTTCTTTCCGCGCATGGCGCCGCTGTGGGGTGTGCCCTCTGACGATATGGCGGGTCGCTCGGGTTTGTCTGAGAATATGCGCGTGGGCGAGGTCGCATCGCTGGCCATGGACGACAGCGTGGCGCTGCGCATTCGCTTCGAGACACCGGGCGAAAAGGAGCCGCCGGGCAACACTCTGTACTTCCGTGGCCCTGTACTCAGCCAGTTTGATGGCCGCAACTGGCAGGCCGACACCATGGCAGAAGCCATGACCGCGCCGCAGCTGCGCGTGCGCGGCGAGCCCATTCGCTACCAGATGCTGATCGAGCCCAGCAAGCGCCGCTGGCTGACGCTGCTGGACGCCGTCAAGACCGAGCCGCAGACACCGCCCGGTGCCTCCATAGGCCGCACGCGCATGACATCCAGCCTGCAGTGGCTGACCTGGCGCCCCATCACCGATGTGCTGCGCGTAGATGCGCAAAGCTATCTCGACTTCAGCTACGGCCCGCTACAGGCCACGCCAGAGCTGCAGCGCTACCTGCAACTGCCGCCAGGCAGCAACCCGCGCACACAGACGCTGGGTGAGCAACTGCGTGCCCAGTTGGGTGCCGATGCAGACACCGGCACGCTGATTGCCACAGCGCTGCAACGCCTGAAAACCGGTGGCTACACCTACACACTGGAGCCCGGCGTGGTGGACAGCGTGCATACCGCCGACGACTTCTGGTTTGACAGCAAGCAAGGCTTTTGCGAGCACATTGCCTCGGCCTTTGCCGTGCTAATGCGCGGCATGGGCGTGCCTGCACGCATCGTCACCGGTTATCAGGGCGGTGACCGCAACAGCGTGGACAACTACTGGACCGTGCGCAACAGTGACGCCCACGCATGGACCGAGGTCTGGATTGCCGGCCAGGGCTGGAGCCGCGTGGACCCCACCGGCGCTGTGTCACCCGGCCGCGTCGGCCAGTTTCAGCGACTGAGCGCACCGCGTGGCGCGCTTGCCAGCGCCATGGGCAATTTTGTCGATAGCGGCACGCTGGAAAAGCTGCGCGCCTTATGGGAAGCCGTGAATGGCCGCTGGAACCAGTGGGTCATCAACTACACGCAAAGCCGCCAGCTCAATCTGCTGCAAAACCTGGGCTTTGAATCACCCAGCTGGACCGATCTGCTGCGCCTGCTGGCCGGCAGTCTCAGCGCCCTTGCGCTGCTGTGGCTGGTCTGGGCTCGCTTCACGCGCCCCCAGCGCGACGGCTGGAGCCAGCTGATGCACACGGCGCAGCAGCGCCTGCAGCGCGCAGGCATTCAAAGCAACGCCAGCGACTCTGCCCGCAGCCTGGCATGCCGCGTGCAGAAGCAGTGGAGCGCAAATTCTCCTCTGGCAGCGACCTTATCTGACTGGCTACTAGACATGGAGCGGCTACGCTATGCAGCGCCGTCCCAATCTGACGAGACCACCCTCAAAACATTGCGCCAGCGCTGGCAAACCATCAAACGCCAGAGTTGGCCTACTATTCCGAAGAACTCCGAAGAACTAAAAACATGA
- a CDS encoding enoyl-CoA hydratase → MSDSLVLMTQDARGVVRITLNDPQHFNALSSEMLTELQAALDAVAQNEQARVVVLAAEGKAFCAGHNLKDMAAHSELAYYQQLFAQCSRMMLSIQKLPVPVIARVQGIATAAGCQLVAQCDLAVASSDARFATSGIQYGLFCSTPSVPLVRNIPIKQSMEMLLTGDFIDAQTAMHYGLLNRVSSPDKLDGAVEAVVAAIVSKPRIAIQMGKELVYRQREMGQEPAYQLAGQTMAINMMDVAAQEGAQAFAQKRKPQWR, encoded by the coding sequence ATGAGCGATTCGTTAGTGCTGATGACTCAGGATGCGCGCGGCGTGGTGCGCATCACTCTCAACGACCCGCAGCACTTCAATGCGCTGAGCAGCGAAATGCTGACCGAGCTGCAAGCGGCGCTGGATGCGGTTGCCCAAAATGAACAGGCCCGTGTGGTGGTGCTTGCGGCTGAAGGCAAGGCCTTCTGCGCCGGGCATAACCTCAAAGACATGGCAGCACATTCAGAGCTGGCGTACTACCAGCAGCTGTTTGCCCAGTGCAGCCGCATGATGCTATCGATTCAGAAGCTGCCTGTGCCCGTCATTGCGAGGGTGCAAGGTATTGCGACGGCTGCAGGCTGCCAGTTGGTGGCGCAGTGCGATCTGGCGGTGGCCAGCAGCGATGCACGCTTTGCCACCAGCGGCATTCAGTACGGACTGTTCTGCTCCACGCCCAGCGTGCCGCTGGTGCGCAATATACCCATCAAGCAATCCATGGAGATGCTGCTGACCGGCGACTTCATCGATGCGCAAACAGCCATGCACTACGGCTTGCTCAATCGTGTGTCCAGTCCCGATAAGCTGGACGGTGCAGTGGAAGCGGTGGTGGCTGCAATTGTGAGCAAGCCCCGCATCGCCATTCAAATGGGTAAGGAGCTGGTTTATCGTCAGCGTGAAATGGGGCAGGAGCCTGCCTACCAGCTGGCCGGGCAGACCATGGCCATCAACATGATGGATGTGGCTGCGCAGGAGGGGGCTCAGGCGTTTGCGCAAAAGCGCAAGCCGCAGTGGCGATAG
- a CDS encoding electron transfer flavoprotein subunit alpha/FixB family protein, translating into MTSLVIAEHDNASIKPATLNTVTAAAACGGDVHVLVAGEGAAAAAAAAAQIAGVSKVIHADGASLKDGLAENVAAQVLAIASSYSHILFPSTAAGKNVAPRVAAKLDVAQISDITKVDAPDTFERPIYAGNAIATVQSADAVKVITVRTTGFDAAAATGGSAAVEAVAAVADSGKSAFVGREVTKSERPELTAAKIIVSGGRALGSAEKFTEVMSPLADKLGAAIGASRAAVDAGYAPNDLQVGQTGKIVAPQLYIACGISGAIQHLAGMKDSKVIVAINKDPEAPIFSVADYGLEADLFTAVPELVKAL; encoded by the coding sequence ATGACATCCCTCGTTATTGCTGAACACGACAACGCTTCAATCAAGCCTGCGACCCTGAACACTGTGACGGCTGCCGCTGCCTGCGGCGGTGATGTCCATGTGCTGGTGGCTGGCGAAGGCGCTGCTGCGGCCGCCGCTGCGGCCGCCCAGATCGCTGGTGTCTCCAAGGTCATCCACGCTGACGGCGCAAGCCTCAAAGACGGCCTGGCCGAGAACGTGGCAGCTCAAGTGCTGGCCATTGCCTCCAGCTACAGCCATATCCTGTTCCCCTCGACCGCTGCCGGCAAGAACGTGGCTCCCCGCGTGGCTGCCAAGCTGGACGTGGCCCAGATCAGCGACATCACCAAGGTCGATGCGCCCGACACCTTCGAGCGTCCCATCTACGCTGGCAACGCCATTGCCACCGTGCAGTCCGCTGACGCCGTCAAGGTCATCACCGTACGTACCACCGGCTTTGACGCTGCTGCTGCCACTGGTGGCTCCGCTGCTGTGGAAGCCGTGGCTGCCGTAGCCGACTCTGGCAAGAGCGCCTTTGTGGGCCGCGAAGTGACCAAGAGCGAGCGCCCCGAACTGACCGCCGCCAAGATCATCGTCTCCGGTGGTCGCGCTCTGGGCTCGGCCGAGAAGTTCACCGAAGTCATGTCGCCCCTGGCCGACAAGCTCGGTGCTGCCATCGGCGCTTCGCGCGCAGCCGTCGATGCGGGCTACGCCCCTAACGACCTGCAAGTGGGCCAGACCGGCAAGATTGTGGCGCCTCAGCTGTACATTGCCTGCGGTATCTCGGGTGCCATTCAGCATCTGGCGGGCATGAAGGACTCCAAGGTGATCGTGGCGATCAACAAGGACCCTGAGGCACCGATCTTCTCGGTGGCTGATTACGGTCTGGAAGCAGACCTGTTCACGGCAGTGCCGGAACTGGTCAAGGCGCTGTAA
- a CDS encoding DUF58 domain-containing protein: MKRPIPKGEKPKTSNIFQSLSPRAKFREWMFARLPRSDQLTLTQSNVYILPSKAGWAMLATLIVLLVAAINYQLNLGYLLTFLLAGSAAASMVVGHGNLRGLQLSLQTAISPRGHGGCFAHAPCPLHFKLHNSRRTRRWGIGLALHQARQNADHSDAWSWVDVPELGSTDVQLSFVPQQRGLHDLPPVSILTRYPLGAFRVWALWRPKTPIWVYPDPEANAPPLPPASPEAGGRSSAQVRSGEEFDGVRAYQTGDPLKLVVWKKAAQSFAAGSHQLVSRDRPFAHHHRLWLDIRQTGLSDHEARLSRLTAWVLMAEQQGRTWGLRLSGGKEIAPGSGAQHTTRCLEALAACP, from the coding sequence ATGAAGCGCCCCATCCCAAAGGGCGAGAAGCCAAAAACATCAAACATCTTTCAGAGCCTGTCTCCACGCGCCAAATTCCGCGAATGGATGTTTGCACGTCTGCCACGCTCCGACCAGCTGACGCTGACACAGAGCAATGTCTACATCCTGCCTTCAAAGGCAGGCTGGGCCATGCTGGCTACGCTGATCGTGCTGCTGGTTGCGGCCATTAACTACCAGCTCAACCTTGGCTATCTGCTCACCTTCTTGCTGGCTGGCAGTGCCGCCGCCAGCATGGTGGTGGGCCACGGCAATCTGCGCGGTCTGCAACTCAGTCTGCAAACAGCAATCTCACCCCGTGGCCATGGCGGCTGCTTTGCCCACGCTCCTTGCCCCCTGCATTTCAAGCTGCACAACAGCCGCCGCACGCGCCGCTGGGGCATAGGGCTGGCACTGCATCAGGCGCGGCAAAACGCTGATCATTCCGACGCTTGGAGCTGGGTTGATGTGCCTGAACTTGGCAGCACCGACGTGCAACTGAGCTTTGTGCCCCAGCAGCGCGGCCTGCATGATTTACCCCCTGTCTCCATACTCACGCGCTACCCGCTGGGTGCCTTTCGCGTCTGGGCACTGTGGCGGCCAAAAACACCGATCTGGGTCTATCCCGACCCTGAAGCGAATGCCCCCCCTCTGCCGCCCGCCAGCCCTGAAGCCGGAGGCCGCAGCAGCGCGCAAGTGCGCAGCGGCGAAGAATTTGATGGCGTGCGGGCCTATCAGACAGGCGATCCGCTCAAGCTGGTGGTGTGGAAGAAAGCCGCCCAGTCTTTTGCTGCAGGCAGCCACCAACTGGTCAGCCGCGACCGGCCGTTTGCCCACCACCACCGGCTTTGGCTAGACATTCGCCAGACCGGCCTTTCTGACCACGAAGCCCGCCTGTCGCGCCTGACCGCATGGGTGCTCATGGCAGAGCAGCAAGGCCGCACCTGGGGCCTGCGCCTGTCCGGCGGCAAAGAAATTGCCCCCGGAAGCGGTGCGCAACACACCACGCGCTGCCTTGAAGCATTGGCGGCTTGCCCATGA